In Candidatus Zixiibacteriota bacterium, a single window of DNA contains:
- a CDS encoding aldo/keto reductase, protein MEEQNDGVTRRGFLTTAVSGLISAGLLSLPAGRPLAQETSEKAAPAKSKIITRRLGRTKLEIPIISMGVMNADNPEVVRASYEAGVRHFDTAGNYQYGRNEQMVGIVINKLGVRDKVTIATKIMAPALRRGLNSTQIKEKFYSTFEGSLSRLNTDYVDILYLHDVSSVDDVLNPASIEAMGLLREQKKVRFVGVSTHSEMAAVIDAVARSGFYDVVLTSCNFTMADDLILRDAIKNAAAKGVGIVAMKTLAGGRRLPGSDSTAEYAHGTATAAALKWVLRNESITTAIPGYDNFEHMKEDFAVAYDLEYTAEEKKFLSDNKIRLSYGFCRQCRRCLATCPHETDIPSLMRTYMYAAQYSDFHQARTTLDDISETRGLRACRSCTNCTARCAHDVNIPRRIEELKIIYT, encoded by the coding sequence GGGCCTGATATCTGCGGGACTTCTTAGTCTTCCTGCCGGCCGGCCGCTGGCTCAGGAGACTTCCGAAAAGGCAGCGCCCGCGAAAAGCAAAATCATCACCCGCCGGCTGGGACGAACTAAATTGGAAATACCGATAATCAGTATGGGAGTGATGAATGCCGATAATCCCGAGGTGGTGCGGGCCTCGTACGAAGCGGGCGTGCGCCATTTTGACACCGCCGGCAATTATCAATATGGACGTAATGAGCAGATGGTCGGAATTGTCATAAATAAGCTGGGAGTGCGTGATAAGGTAACTATCGCTACCAAGATAATGGCCCCCGCTCTGCGCCGCGGTCTGAATTCCACCCAGATAAAGGAGAAATTTTACAGCACCTTCGAAGGCAGTCTTTCGCGGCTCAATACGGATTATGTCGATATTCTTTATTTGCATGATGTCAGCAGTGTCGATGATGTCTTGAATCCGGCCAGCATTGAGGCAATGGGCCTGCTCCGGGAGCAGAAGAAAGTCCGCTTTGTCGGTGTCTCCACCCATTCCGAAATGGCGGCCGTTATCGATGCCGTTGCCCGGAGCGGATTCTATGATGTCGTCCTGACTTCCTGCAACTTCACCATGGCCGATGATTTGATTCTTCGTGATGCCATCAAGAATGCGGCCGCCAAAGGAGTCGGGATTGTCGCCATGAAGACTCTTGCCGGGGGAAGGCGCCTGCCCGGCTCTGATTCCACCGCTGAATATGCCCATGGAACCGCAACGGCGGCCGCCCTCAAATGGGTGCTCCGCAACGAGAGCATTACCACCGCCATTCCGGGATACGACAATTTCGAACATATGAAAGAGGATTTTGCCGTTGCCTACGATCTCGAATATACCGCCGAGGAGAAAAAATTCCTGTCTGATAACAAGATCAGACTGAGTTATGGATTCTGCCGCCAATGCCGCCGGTGTCTGGCCACTTGCCCGCATGAAACCGATATTCCCTCGCTCATGCGCACATACATGTACGCCGCACAGTACTCTGATTTTCATCAGGCGCGGACCACTCTTGACGATATCTCCGAAACGCGAGGACTCCGGGCCTGTCGTTCCTGTACTAACTGCACGGCCCGATGCGCCCATGACGTGAATATTCCACGGCGAATTGAGGAACTGAAGATAATCTATACCTGA